Genomic DNA from Gossypium hirsutum isolate 1008001.06 chromosome A01, Gossypium_hirsutum_v2.1, whole genome shotgun sequence:
gaaatcctATAAAAGCATacaatcagagtaaacacaatttgggcctaagccctcaATTTCAGTTAGGGGCCTTAGCCCCTCTTTCAGTAGcggtaacagtctgggcctgagcccatttcagtatcaGTGGTAGTCTGGACCTTAGCCTatttcagtacagtatgcaaacaTAGAATCCTACTCAATCcgtccgctacacaccatctccataccagccctacacaccatgtggggatgaAATCGACCCACCCAAACCTACACACCAAGTCTACTGGTTACAGCACTAAAACAAtgtttgcagtagagctgccagtaataggcttatagccttttagtacacttcctccaaaataatATATCCTACCCCATGCACTGCAACATGATATAAATGTACATAAagtaaaaatggcatgcttaaACAGTCATATATCACATAGGTGTAAAACAATCATCTTACCAAAAATAAGGGTCCAGGTACACATAccggcccaacagtaggtccacagtcatttTGGCCGActtgtgcaaccttaacagtccaTCGATAATAATGGGCCCATCGCCCATATTGCGAGCCCATGTGGGCCTACACACTCGTATTGCCTACatagcccaaattggccttagccatgtggtttacacagcctagcccaataGTAACCACACTTTTATGTGATTAATTCTGTGTGGGCCCCATAGGCCTATTGGGCCTACATGGCCTAGTTTGGCCCAAAATGACCAAGTATCGTTTCGCACCATGAAGACACTCATGGCCATCTCATCGACCACACGGCCATATTTTGTCACATAGCCTGCCACACGGGtgcccacacacctgtgtggtgtCATTAACCCACTTTTTTGACTTTTTAGCCTTTGCAGTTTCATATCCAATGGCAGTGTtacacacacctgttatggggTTGTAACTGAAACTCTTCCGAGATCAACGCACCTATGATTAACAGTAATCCCTCATTCGCCTAAAACCATCGTTAATCCATATCACAATATCGAAAAGGATTTTTTGGATCCACTGTCACTTACCAAACCAACAATCGCAGATCCTTACTGTCTTAACACCCACGTACCACTCCAAAACTTCAACCTTCATAAGAAACATTCGATCGATTCATAAGTATTTAAAGTCCAATAAAAACACATCTCACTTAAAGCACTTACCCCAAAAGTGAATAGACCACTTGTAATGAGAAGAATAATCGGCTTGAACTTCCACAATGGAATCCACACTCCTAGCAAGAttagtgtaatagcccaaaattgggtctagttgaaacagaggtttcgggaccacaaaatctgagatatatataactattttatgattatttttaggtctatgatatgattgcgtgattgtgtgaaaatttcgtgaagaaattctatgcatatagtgcttaattcgaagttagggactaaattgaataagttgcaaaacttgcattctagaagtttctagtatgaaattgatttgaaatattaattaggaggacttaaatagaaatttgaccaatttctaagttatggacaaaaattggacatggatggaatttttggaaagtttagtagtaagggtattttggtcatttaggggtaaaatgaattaaaatacaaaattaaaagccaattttgctcatcttcttcaccatggacgtgtataccaagggagactccatttCTAGGGTTTTAAAGCTTCCCAAgatcaattgtaagtccgttctaaccccatttttcaagttctttatgtttttggagtcccggtaacttgatttagcttatgctagcaataattcaacctagggttcatatttggaaaaatacgcataggtaaaatttatgtattctggtgttttatgatacaatatgaggttttaagttatgttagacaacttgtgctactcggttttaagtgaaaacgagcaaaagggcctaatcggtaaaaatacctaatagtcataagtatatgttagagtgagaatttgatgttgccatagaaaggaaaagtgatcatcatgtcataaaacataagaataagggatgaagtttaattcccgaggctaggggaaaaagtgtaaatatgcaaaagtttaggggtaaaattgtaatttttccaaagtttgagttaaggactgttttgaatagtacattaattaaataagtaaaatatgatgttttagatcccgaaaaatgagatttgaacctagaatgagagaaaaattgaaaattgggaaagttggtgaaatggccgttttaatatcaaggtaagttcatatgtataataagcattaatttatgcatgtttcaatgtaaaattgatatatttactatgatctccgaggtgttgaaagtatgttagttggtatgataataatacaacaataatgctgtaatttatatttgaaagttaaatttagtgaattaattgaattatgttaaattaaatgattatggtgccaagtttatgaattgatttaaaaatatgtctatggtacatgaagtgcattgaattatcatacataaatgtgatttctatgattatggatattatgggaaattgtaagttcatatgatttttaataagacaatgtgtaatttaatgttattgcgttgatattaaatgagatgtaagtttatatgtaagtaatacatcactattacttgtattatgatattttataaaaatattggaaatatgtttgtgaataattatttgattagtgaaattgttggaaaagagagagaaatcccggttgaaccttcagaaagattggatgatacagatggtatgtagctaggtcacatgtatagtgctgagtgcacatcatgtgtacaagagagctacaagacattatgatgtagctaggtcgcatgggtgatactatgtgtacaccatgtagacaagagagctacgggatatatgtagctaggtcgcatgcgtggttccaagtgaaggacaccatgtagacaagagagctacgagataaactggctaggtcacatgggtggtactaagtgttcaccatgtgtacaagagagccgaactatatgatgggtgcagctatgtgctgaaaccaccaagtatcgaggattgatccgaagtgttcaatgggagactctctatgtattgctttgtgagttttgtgatgaataagtgcaagaacttggttatgtgaatgatgtattcattaagtgaccaggatgtggtaaggttataaacaagtaagttatacatgaggatgattttatggtgaccttgtgatcatgggcctatacttgtgatgtatgaaatgtggtgaaaattatttgtgatatgtatgttaaaatgaggttaatacaaagaaagtgtgaaagagtgaattagcaataaaactattttggacagtagcagtgacgtgattttgaaaaatcaccaaaaagagtataaattgaatcagagactgaatgagatatcaaattaaagcttaatgagtctattttcatataaaagaaacatacaagcaaaggagttctatattttgagatatttatgtttttgtgagactgattcaaaatgattacgtgatcccctgttctgactttgaaaaatcacaaaaatttggagaaaaataattagaggctcaaaactatattttttaaaatccataatgagtctattttcaagataaatcaacaagaacattatccgagttctgtactgtaagataattattttttagtgaagagaggtcagaactgtcagaaagtgaaacagggaaaattttaatgaataaactgtactaattggctaaaccaaaaattatgaaaattttatagtggaaagatatgtgagtctagtttcaggggaaatttacggatcttaatttggagctctgtagctcgaattataaataattaagtaactatgacttgtgtggacagtttgatgtgaacatttattagtaaattgtgaaatcgtacttacaagaatgctatatacattaaggatgtggaatggagaggaggaggaggaaaataaatatatgtggaatacatggaaactatggtatatgaaatattgatataatgaaataaattatatgtgtttataagaaaacaaaaggagaatgttatgtatcatgacatgtatatatatatatgactagtctcaatgtaatgcttgttgggtatggaattgaattgaaatgtttcaggaaaacatgttattctgcgcatctgaatcgtggtattttataaagatatgatctagctttaaatatgaatgcttgatgattaagctgaagatacttggtaagatgataatcttggtataaatgtataagtggtactataataaacaaggtaaaatgagtatgagagacatatgtatgatgacatacaaatgctatgtttgtggtttaattgaggatgtttaatcattaaatgaataccatgttatatgcttttaattttgtataagtgtgtaagagatcaaggttgaccaaagcttggaaaatagcctaggtatattccacacaggcagagacacgaccatgtgtctcagccgtgtatggaacacgactttgggacacaggcgtgtggagccttaaagcatgaaatttccaagattttcgtaagttctcagtttagtcccaaaccctttctaaagtatgttttgggctccgtagactcaaataagggactatgtgtaagagaatgaacgctttgaaatatgaataaaattttatggctcgtattttagtttaatgtttgtatgtttgtctggtaacacctcgtaccttagcccggcctcggatacgggtaaggggtgttacaattaggcAGAGCATAAGATGTTTAGACGAAAAGTATACATCCTGTCCCAAAAAGAAAGAGAAGGGGAAATCCAAAACTTGGCAGTAGAGCTAACAGAGATTCGGCTAGAAAAGTAATTATGAAGTGATTGTACTTACCCTTACCAATAACTCAAATGACTTTCGGCAATAGTCAATCAAGGAGATTCGGCCAAAGCAAGAAGAACAGAAAGATTTGAGAGAGGGAAGAAAAAATGTATTCAATCAAAGAGGTGATCAATTAAGTCAGGGTGAAGAAGGAGAGATTCAATCAAGACTAAGGCTAAAAACCGAAAGGGccagagagagaaaagaaaggaggtTATTCAGCTACAAAAGGTGTCAAGGGAAAATAGTTGTCAAAGAGTAGGAGGAGCAGAACAGCAACTGAGATGGTCCAAAAATGAAAGTACCCGAAAGCACTAGCCAGTAACAACCGATACCGAAAGACTTCCTAGCACAAATCGGCTTCAAAAAATAAAGAGTGAGCAAAACCATAATTTGGTAAAATCCCAAAATGAAATGAACAATTACTAGTACATAGtcaaattttacccaaaaagAACTCCTCAAATTTGTTCAGCCTTCCACACACTAAACACCTCACCTAACATCCCTACACAACTGAAACACTAAGTGCCAGAGTTCAAAGCCGGCAAGATTGTTCTCCAAATTCGAACTTGCTTGATTTTCTCATTAATTTCCTCCCATCCATCTCCTTAAATTCAGCTAACAATAACCCCATTCAAATCTGTTCAAACTCTTGGTGTTTCGGTCAAATACAACTTCTTCCCAAGGCCACCAGGAAAAATAAGCTCCATTTGCACAAGCAAGGATTCGAACGTCAGACCACtagcacactccacacgccactatccactagaccaacaggcccattctgtcatgtttttaccaaaataaacttataaccctactgaccaaagataggggttttatccttaaaaagcaaaattttgtggaagccaaggcttgaacccatgacttcccataCACTTCTAGAGCACACAACCATTAAGCCAAACATGcgtttgtgtcactttcttgcacaactaaatattcaTGTGTAGTCTCCTAACTACACCTACACTCAAGACGTAATACTTATAGGCCCAAACTTCGGGGCGTTACAAATAGAAGATTAACTAATTTTAGaatttggtttttaaatatgaattagctattaattaactagtattGCCTCCTAACCTCCACTAATTAATTGATCGATACATACTCGTTTATCTCCCGAACTCACTTTCTCCAttgagataaattatgatttactcggtAAACTTGTCCCCCGACCTCGTTTAACCTTTGAttacttcctaaggttgtcaagcctagggtttaagaacaTATAACTTATACTAAATAATTCTATGATGAACccttattcttttattaattaatcaacttaatCAATTAATTAGTTCAATAAATAAATCAAGTAAGATATGAATAAAGTAGAAGATTTATTAACAAACATTAATTGATCACGCTagctaaatataaataaaagaataaaatagaagAGTAAAGAGAATGCTCATTGATGAATCTATTGAAGCGTGAATTTGGAGCAATCTCCGCTCTCAATTGTCTTCACATCGGAATAGAAAAGTTCTGACTAAGCAAacataaaagaacaaaaaattaaaaactgaatAAAATAGTCTCTGTCTAAAACTATGTTTGAAgataaatctaaatttttttgttCTAAGTTGAATACTATTACAACCTAATATAGGCTAAAGAGTGGCTAGAATCACAGTCCACTATAATAGGAAACAAAATTCCTATTAATTAGGAATCCAAATAGACCAAGAAAGTTAATAAATTACAATAACTAAGTCCAGCTTGATGGGGGAGTGTAGAAAAAAggataaacattttttttatttagaagaTTAGATTTAGTTTTTGATTATTAAGTAGCACTGGTGTAGATCTCCACTTCATAGTTTGCACACTTCCTGAATAGTAGACCATGTCCCGGAGTCATTTTTAAATACCTCAAGATTATGTTGACTACCTCTAAATAATATTCAGTTTGATTGTTCATATATTGACTGACCACACTGACTGAATATATGATATCAAGCCTAGTGTGAGATAGGTAGATGAGCTTTCCAACTAGCCGTTGGTACCTTCCCTTATCTACTAGATTGTTTCCTTCACTTCTGTTCAATCTTTTTGTCAAATCTATAGATGTGTCAATTGGTTTGCATCCAAGTAGCCCTATTTCAATTAACAGATCCAAGATGTATTCCGTTTGAGATACAAAAATCCCTTCCTTAGAGCGAGCCATCTCTATACCTAGAAAATACTTGAGAGTCCCAAGATCATTGATCTCAACTTCTATTGCCAGCAGTTTTTTCAAATTCATAATCTCCTCAAAATCATCTTCTATCAAGATGATATCATCCATATAAACTATGAGAATAACTTTATTCCCTCTTATTATACTTTTAACAAATAGTGTGTGACCGGTTTGACACTGTTTATCTCCATTGGCTATCACTATTTTATTGAATCTTTCAAACCATGCATTAGGAGACTACTTCAAGCCATACAAAGACTTCTTCAGTTTGCAAACTAGATTGTTGTTTGACTTGTTTTTTAGACTAAGAGGAATAGTCATGTAAACTTCTTCAAAATTCCCATCCAGGAATGcatttttaatattcaattgaTACAATGGCCAATCTTGATTAATTATAAGAGAAAGTAGAACTCGAACAGTGTTAAAGTTTGCCATAGGTACAAACGTCTCCTGATAGTCATTTTTGTAAGATTGAGTGAACCTTTTTTCCGCAAGTCTGGCCTTGAATCTCTCGACACTTCCATCAGCACTATACTTGACAATAAATATCCACTTGCATCCAACTGTATTCTTACATGGCGGTAACTTGACAAGATTCCATGTGTTGTTACTTTCCAAAGCTCAAATCTCTTCTTTCACTGCCTTTTTCCATGCCTGAATGTTAAGAGCCTTTTGGATGGAATTTGGCACcttcacactatccagatttgtGACAAAGGACCTATAAAGATGCAATAGTTTCCAATATGCAGCACAATTCTCAATCGGAAGTTCAGTGCACCCACACACATCTTTTCTATGAGTAATAGACATATTTAAATAATCAACAATAGGAATAGGAGGATCATGGTATGAGGGATCTTTACCATCATGAACATCAGTTGCAGTAGGACTCGATTATTATGATTAAGAATGTTGAATTTGCATAGTTTCCTCTATATGCTTGGTCGGTATTCTTTTTATATAGACATAAATCTCAAAAGGATCAGATGTGCCAAGTTGTGGAAAATTTGAGTCGATTGGCTTTGTGGGAATGAGAATTGGGTTTGTTTCTGCTTCATTGATAAGGAAAATGAATGGATTATTGATTGAATTTGATGGATTGAAAAATGTTTTAGTGTCTTGAAGAGAGATCCCAAATCTAATATTCCTTTGAAGTCTCCCTTCGAATGTCAGATTTGGGAAAGAACAACTAGTTTTCAAGAAAAGTAACATCCATGGAATTGTACACTTTTCTAGTAATGGGTGAATAACACTTCTGGCCTTTTTTATTAGGAGAATAACCAAGGACAATGCACTTGAGAGGCTTAGGATAAAGTTTGGTGCAATAATTGTGGTAGATATGAACAAAGGATGTGCAACGAAAGACCTTTAATAGTAGGTTTGTAGAAAAAGAGTGTATGAGGATATGAAGAGACAATGACCTAATAGAGTGATTGAAATTTGAGGACACAACTTGTCACAGTCCAAATTTGGTGGATTCGAGAAGAAGGCGAATAGACGTGGATGTTACCTATTTTGGCACACTATGGTAGCATAATCTGCCATTGTACAGGCTTCTGGCAAACTAAAGTTGGCACATAAAGTATCAACCCGTAATAGTATCTAAGGATTTTATCTATGGGTATTATTCAATTGAAGAAAGGGTACGACAAATGAAGGGTACGCCTTAGAGTTTTGTATGAACATGAAGTGCCTACTAAGTATATAAGAAAACTATAAAAAACTAAAGTGTCTTTAAGACCACGCCATACGCTAGTCACCATCAAGGTGTAATATGACTGGCTTGCATGAACACTTTTCTAGTAGGTTCTCGTAATGGGATTAGTTGAGGGTCAATTGGACTGATTTGACTCTCTTCTTGATTGGCCAATCTTTAAAGGTTAACTTCACTAGATTTTCCTCTACTTGCCCTAGATTTTTCTTCTTTCTGTTCCATTTGTAAAAATTCACTAAGAAAAGCtgagtatatgtatatttatgGTAAGAAGAGAACAAAtagatagtttttttttctttttgttccatCTTTTGGTTTTTCTTCTTAGATCTAAACATTCTTTTCCTCTTCGTTATCGTGAAAGTTAAGGCTTTTGGGTTAATCGATGGATGTTTCAACCTCTGGTCAGTCTAATAGCTCTGCATGTTATGATTTTGAAAGAGTAAGGGTTTCAAGAAGCATATAAACAGTAAGAGGTGTATAAGAGGCTCTACATGAGAGTCATCTGTAATCGAGATGTTAGTAAATCGACTATAAATGAGATTTTAATGGAAATTTCACGTTCTTTTAAGTGGTTGTTGTTGCTAGTTCAGGAAGAATGATCAAATTTCAAACTCCAAGCTATAGTAAAACTGAGATTCAGATGAGCCTTTGTCCTGACTCTTGCATGTTATTTTATAATGGTAGATCAAATGTTGATGTCTTTTCAAATAGCTAGTGAGTGTATACGTGTGAATTTTCATATGCGTTGTTGCATGATTAAGATGATGTGTGGTATGTATGCTTTTAAAATCAGGTATAAAAGAATATAAGTTCATCATAACTGTGAACAAATCTGGGTAGATGCATTTTGTGTTATGTGAGTAAGAAGACCTTTTATGATGCCTTTAGTAGGGCAAGTACATTGCTAACCGGATTGGTAGATCACGATATGAAAATGTGTGGAAGACCATGTGATAGAAACCTATGACATCATATGACAATGAGGGTACTCATGGTGTACCCTCCGGTGAGATGTAAATCGGGCTAACAGAAAATGACATGAGAATGTTTAAGACCATGTGGCTGAGACCCATGGCATTATATGACAATGAAAATACTCGTGGTGATGCCTCCAGTGAGAAGTAGACGGGATTGGCAAATCATGACATGAAGACATGTACAAGACCATGTAGGAGAAACCCATGGCACTTTCTGAGATAGTCCGCCAGGACAGTAAACATGTAATATTCTGTTAAGCCTTTATGGCACATTCTATTAAGCCTTTGCGGCCTATTTTAtaaagcctttgtggcatattCTGTTAAGCCTTTGTGATGCATTCTGTAAAAGCTCTGTAGCATATTCGGCAATGCTCTTTAGGCTAGATTTAGATAATTGCCTTTATGGTGAAATCAGGGTAAGTTTAGAGACTTCTTCATTAGATAACTCTGTGGTAGAAATCTGTGTAAGTTTGAAAACACCTTTATTTGGAAAGccttgtgatgaaattgaatatgaCTTAAAGAGATTTCCTGAAAGAGTTCTTAATAATGTTTCTGAAGGGTGAATCCACCATATGAGTCTGTCAATATAGGTAATTTGGCTTAGTCGTAATTATGAATAACCTAAGAGTTTATTAGATCTAATTTGTTTACGATATGTAATGAAGTAATCTGAATTATATAGTATCCATCAAATCTGAGTGTTTCACACTATATATAAAAAGGGTATCTAAAGTATAAGCTGTCCGTCAAATCAGAGCATTCTCATTTATGTAACATGGTTGTCTTGGATTCTACGGgatgatttaaaatatttaatccaTCAGAATCAGTTGTGATTTGGGTTGATTTAAGACATGATTTGACTAGTAATTTGATAATTGTTAATTCAGTAAGTGAATCTGCCAAATGTAGGATATGGATTAAGTTCATCTTAAAAGATCAGTTAGTATAAGTATCCACCAAGAATAGATCTGTGAGCACACCATCCTGGGGAAGGTATTTAACATCTAATTGAGTGAGAATCTGTGTAAGGTAGGCCCCATATGGATATCCTTCTGAGAAGTTTATTAGTTTTTCAAAAAGGAATGGGATCTGTATTGAGTATTAAAGTCTTGAACCTATTTAAGGAGTGAACTATATGTAGGATGCATAAGTATAGAAGTTGGTGTATATGTATACGCCTGATATTAAGAAAGTTTCCGCCAAAGACAAAGAGAAAATCCAAAGACTTCAagatgaagaattttaaaaaaaatgcttcAAGGTAATTTGGGTTAAAATTCATTAAGTATGAACTTACAAATGTTCGTTTATGTTGCAGGTTAGCTTTAAGAGTGAGTGTGCCAATAGGGACTAAGCCAGGATTGCGCCAAGGTGGCAGTTCGATTTGtgatattatgcatacaaaggACATTATAGGAGTATGGTGCTTAGTATACTACACCATGAAGAATCTAATTTTAACAAAGTCTTAGTTGTAACGTCATATGCTGTTTGAAAGTCTGATGTAATTTTTAGacattttctattatagatcttGGGTTTAAGaacaattgaaaaagaaataaaagtaggTTTAGAATGTTTTGCATCAGTTGTAAAAATTCTACTAAGTGTTTCTGAATCGTAACATCCAATATCTAAATTCGATGGTTCAGGTTGGGTAGAGGGTGTTACGCGACTAGGCATTCTATTGATGAGATAAGTGGAAGTAAGAATTGCTTCCCCCTAGAAATCTTTAGGTACATTATTGGT
This window encodes:
- the LOC107952291 gene encoding uncharacterized mitochondrial protein AtMg00810-like; this translates as MDDIILIEDDFEEIMNLKKLLAIEVEINDLGTLKYFLGIEMARSKEGIFVSQTEYILDLLIEIGLLGCKPIDTSIDLTKRLNRSEGNNLVDKGRYQRLVGKLIYLSHTRLDIIYSVSVSELFYSDVKTIESGDCSKFTLQ